The proteins below come from a single Nocardioides eburneiflavus genomic window:
- a CDS encoding DMT family transporter encodes MTHTFKRPPNRPSEPAWTAHSDAVLPTSRGRQVRHVPVSTACATWAGLGTAAVALIGSVWLGESLTPLKIAALGMIISGVVVLNCRALTESSRRGSWELPHWHSSRPTVVARCSWGLVTPMR; translated from the coding sequence ATGACGCACACGTTCAAACGCCCTCCCAACCGACCTTCCGAACCCGCCTGGACAGCGCATTCCGACGCCGTCCTCCCCACTTCGCGAGGTCGGCAGGTACGCCACGTCCCGGTGTCCACGGCGTGTGCCACCTGGGCTGGGCTCGGCACGGCTGCGGTGGCGCTCATCGGCTCCGTCTGGCTGGGCGAATCCCTCACCCCATTGAAGATCGCTGCGCTGGGCATGATCATCAGTGGTGTCGTCGTCCTCAATTGTAGGGCGCTCACCGAGTCCTCACGGAGAGGGTCATGGGAACTCCCGCACTGGCACAGCTCACGACCGACCGTGGTCGCGCGGTGCTCTTGGGGACTCGTGACGCCGATGAGGTGA
- a CDS encoding response regulator, with protein MIRVLIVDDHPVVRAGLRALVEGQEDLTVVAEADAFETALARAESECPDVVLMDLSLGQAEEGGAETTAALRARPHPPEVLVLTTYDTEADILRALDAGARGYLLKDAPPDELFAGIRATARGETVLAPSVAATLVRRTTGASTITEREVEVLELLSGGLGNREIARELFVSEATVKSHLSHVYAKLGVDTRAGAVAAAIERRIIRR; from the coding sequence GTGATCCGGGTCCTCATCGTCGACGACCACCCCGTCGTGCGCGCGGGCCTCCGCGCCCTGGTCGAGGGTCAAGAAGATCTCACCGTGGTGGCGGAAGCCGACGCGTTCGAGACGGCGCTGGCTCGTGCCGAGTCGGAGTGCCCCGACGTGGTGCTGATGGACCTCAGCCTCGGCCAGGCCGAAGAGGGCGGCGCCGAGACGACTGCGGCGCTGCGCGCGAGACCACATCCGCCGGAAGTGCTCGTGCTGACGACCTACGACACAGAGGCTGACATCCTCCGGGCCCTGGACGCCGGAGCCCGGGGCTACCTGCTCAAGGACGCGCCTCCCGACGAGCTCTTCGCCGGCATCCGCGCCACCGCGCGCGGTGAAACGGTGCTGGCACCCTCGGTCGCCGCGACCCTCGTCCGTCGCACGACCGGCGCATCGACGATCACCGAGCGTGAAGTGGAGGTGCTGGAGCTGCTGTCCGGAGGGCTGGGGAACCGCGAGATAGCGCGGGAACTCTTCGTCTCGGAAGCCACGGTGAAGTCCCACCTGTCGCACGTGTACGCCAAGCTCGGCGTGGATACACGCGCTGGAGCCGTCGCCGCAGCCATCGAGCGCCGCATCATCCGCCGATGA
- a CDS encoding sensor histidine kinase, whose translation MAVTASLRRPPEGVRGILAPAERLDRWLLVVLVVLLVTCAVRYLDRHGLDVAGAAVLLGAAVLGTAYAARGLLPGRSWWPTVWVVGMVVLWGALTAVAPSFAWCAVPVAFAVLRVLPFARAVGTVVAMTVLLTASWQRISDGLDPVQVAGPIGIALVTVLAYRALDLESRARKDLLDRLVDAQEELAEEQHRTGALAERTRLSREIHDSIGQGLSSINLLLQAAEQDWDDRPDRARDLVRTAASTAREGLDDVRRVVRDLAPADLATADAGALPAVLERAVAQSGPGMPVEVRVDGEPVAVPADVAAALVRTARGALANVREHASAGRVALTLTYHSDEVVLDVRDDGRGFDPARVRPGGVRGRGLAGIRERAAALGGRAYIESTPGEGTTVSVHLPIDTGGSDS comes from the coding sequence ATGGCCGTGACCGCATCTCTCCGTCGGCCGCCCGAGGGCGTGCGGGGGATCCTGGCGCCCGCCGAGCGGCTCGACCGCTGGCTGCTGGTGGTCCTCGTGGTCCTGCTCGTCACGTGCGCGGTGCGCTATCTCGACCGGCACGGCCTCGACGTCGCCGGCGCCGCGGTCCTCCTGGGGGCAGCCGTGCTCGGCACGGCGTACGCCGCCCGCGGCCTGCTGCCGGGTCGGTCTTGGTGGCCCACCGTCTGGGTCGTGGGCATGGTCGTGCTCTGGGGAGCGCTGACCGCGGTCGCGCCGTCCTTCGCGTGGTGCGCCGTGCCCGTGGCCTTCGCAGTGCTCCGGGTCCTGCCGTTCGCCAGGGCGGTGGGGACGGTCGTCGCCATGACGGTCCTGCTGACGGCGTCCTGGCAGCGGATCAGCGACGGCCTCGACCCGGTCCAAGTCGCCGGTCCGATCGGCATCGCTCTCGTGACCGTGCTGGCCTACCGCGCGCTCGACCTCGAGTCCCGAGCACGCAAGGACCTCCTCGACCGGCTCGTCGACGCCCAGGAGGAGCTGGCCGAGGAGCAGCACCGCACCGGCGCGCTCGCCGAGCGCACCCGCCTCTCCCGCGAGATCCATGACTCGATCGGCCAGGGGCTGTCGAGCATCAATCTGCTGCTGCAGGCCGCCGAGCAGGACTGGGACGACCGGCCGGACCGGGCCAGGGACCTGGTCAGGACCGCGGCATCGACGGCCCGAGAAGGCTTGGACGACGTGCGGCGGGTGGTGCGTGACCTTGCACCGGCGGACCTCGCGACCGCCGATGCCGGCGCGCTGCCGGCCGTGCTCGAACGGGCGGTTGCCCAATCCGGGCCGGGGATGCCGGTCGAGGTCCGTGTCGACGGCGAACCCGTCGCCGTGCCCGCCGATGTCGCGGCCGCCTTGGTCCGCACGGCCCGGGGCGCCCTCGCCAACGTGCGGGAGCACGCGTCTGCCGGACGGGTGGCGCTCACCTTGACCTACCACTCCGACGAGGTGGTCCTCGACGTGCGCGACGACGGCCGCGGATTCGACCCGGCGCGGGTGCGTCCCGGCGGTGTCCGGGGCCGTGGCCTCGCGGGTATCCGGGAGCGTGCCGCGGCCCTCGGTGGACGGGCGTACATCGAGAGCACTCCGGGTGAGGGGACTACGGTCTCCGTGCACCTGCCCATCGACACCGGTGGGAGCGATTCGTGA
- a CDS encoding SMP-30/gluconolactonase/LRE family protein encodes MSHTQNKLRVRLITAAVGAAATVVAPVAATAHARPTQYELAGDADSPVGSKFEGIGADVRRGLFYVSEVTGGEIHRGSVHSSQTEEWLAGDGTDGRFTARGITIDDQGRIYVAGGPNGLGTGRPDLWVYDASGKLLAALRAPGQDVFLNDVAIGADGAAYFTNSNDAQVFRVADDGAGWQTTLWADATDRIERRPGFNLGGIVLTADRSAFVVAQGNTGQLWRFDITTGEATTVETGVADLVNADGLVRQGGRLTVIRNFSRMVATLRLAADGTRAILLQQEASAGDRVLTTAKALRGRILYVDSKFDEPVASGPYEVITDPTR; translated from the coding sequence GTGTCGCACACCCAGAACAAGCTCCGCGTCCGGCTCATCACGGCCGCCGTCGGTGCCGCAGCCACCGTGGTGGCGCCGGTCGCCGCGACGGCGCACGCGCGCCCCACGCAGTACGAGCTCGCCGGCGACGCAGACAGCCCGGTCGGATCGAAGTTCGAGGGCATCGGGGCAGACGTTCGACGCGGGCTGTTCTACGTCAGCGAGGTGACCGGCGGCGAGATCCACCGAGGCTCGGTGCACTCCTCGCAGACCGAGGAGTGGCTGGCCGGCGACGGCACCGACGGCCGGTTCACCGCGCGCGGCATCACCATCGACGACCAGGGCCGCATCTACGTCGCCGGCGGTCCCAATGGCCTCGGCACCGGTCGACCCGACCTGTGGGTCTACGACGCCTCCGGCAAGCTGCTGGCAGCCCTGCGGGCTCCCGGGCAGGACGTCTTCCTCAACGACGTGGCCATCGGCGCCGACGGAGCGGCGTACTTCACGAACTCCAACGACGCGCAGGTCTTCCGCGTCGCCGACGACGGCGCCGGCTGGCAGACCACGCTGTGGGCCGACGCCACCGACCGGATCGAGCGCCGCCCCGGCTTCAACCTCGGCGGCATCGTCCTGACCGCCGACCGCAGCGCCTTCGTCGTCGCCCAGGGCAACACCGGCCAGCTCTGGCGATTCGACATCACCACCGGCGAGGCCACCACCGTGGAGACTGGCGTCGCCGACCTGGTCAACGCCGACGGGCTGGTCCGCCAAGGCGGCCGGCTCACCGTGATCCGCAACTTCAGCAGGATGGTGGCCACCCTGCGCCTCGCCGCCGATGGCACCCGGGCCATCCTCCTCCAGCAGGAGGCGAGCGCGGGCGACCGCGTGCTCACCACCGCCAAGGCGCTGCGCGGCCGCATCCTCTACGTCGACAGCAAGTTCGACGAGCCGGTCGCCAGTGGCCCATACGAAGTCATCACCGACCCGACCCGATGA
- a CDS encoding ankyrin repeat domain-containing protein — protein sequence MTRTVRRLAACLPLALVLGGCGGESSPAPDRPPVADQSTAAPERGTITVPDDTTPTPRTTPEAAPTPDRDEQADLDERLRAAAWADDLARARRLVALGADVNAKDATEQSAYLIATSEGHLKLLRLALHNGARVNDKDSWNGTGLIRAAERGHADVVGELLRADIDRDHVNRIGYQAIHEAVWLGADSPSYATTVRVLAAGGVELDRRSPSAGLTPLEMARERGFDRLERILTTVTTVERPADPDAALLTAARAGDADAVARALRAGADIEARDEHDRTALLLAATHDQLDVATVLVAMGADPDALDDRHDTPWLVTGVTGSVAMLEALLPATPDLTIRNRFGGLSPIPASERGHVAYVRRVVDTAVDLDHVNDLGWTALLEAVILGDGGRRHQEIVRILLDAGVDPTIADQDGVTALQHAEKRRFDEIATLLRGAR from the coding sequence ATGACACGCACCGTCCGTCGTCTCGCCGCCTGTCTGCCACTCGCACTCGTGCTCGGCGGGTGCGGCGGCGAATCCAGCCCCGCTCCCGACCGGCCTCCGGTCGCCGACCAGAGCACCGCAGCGCCCGAGAGGGGAACAATCACGGTGCCCGACGACACCACGCCCACGCCCAGGACCACGCCCGAGGCTGCTCCGACCCCCGACCGCGACGAGCAGGCGGATCTCGACGAGCGACTCCGAGCCGCGGCGTGGGCCGACGACCTCGCCCGCGCCCGACGTCTGGTCGCCCTGGGCGCCGACGTCAACGCCAAGGACGCGACCGAGCAGTCGGCCTACCTCATCGCCACGAGCGAGGGCCACCTCAAGCTGCTGCGGCTCGCACTGCACAACGGCGCCCGTGTCAACGACAAGGACAGTTGGAACGGCACCGGCCTGATCCGCGCCGCCGAGCGCGGCCACGCCGACGTCGTCGGCGAGCTCCTCCGGGCCGACATCGACCGCGACCACGTCAACCGGATCGGCTACCAGGCGATCCACGAGGCCGTGTGGCTCGGCGCCGACAGCCCTTCGTACGCCACCACCGTCCGCGTCCTCGCCGCCGGCGGAGTGGAGCTCGACCGTCGCTCACCATCCGCCGGCCTCACCCCGCTCGAGATGGCCCGCGAGCGCGGCTTCGACCGACTGGAGCGGATCCTGACAACGGTGACGACCGTTGAGCGACCCGCCGATCCCGACGCCGCCCTGCTGACCGCTGCCCGTGCTGGAGACGCCGACGCCGTCGCCCGCGCCCTGCGCGCCGGCGCCGACATCGAGGCGCGCGACGAGCACGACCGCACCGCACTGCTGCTCGCCGCGACCCACGACCAACTCGACGTGGCCACGGTCCTCGTAGCGATGGGCGCCGACCCGGACGCGCTCGACGACCGCCACGACACACCCTGGCTGGTCACCGGCGTCACCGGCAGCGTCGCGATGCTCGAGGCCCTGCTGCCAGCCACCCCGGACCTCACCATCCGCAACCGCTTCGGGGGCCTCTCACCGATCCCGGCGAGCGAACGCGGGCACGTGGCGTACGTCCGCCGCGTCGTGGACACCGCCGTCGACCTCGACCACGTCAACGACCTCGGGTGGACCGCTCTCCTCGAAGCCGTCATCCTCGGCGACGGCGGCCGGCGCCACCAGGAGATCGTGAGGATCCTCCTCGACGCAGGCGTCGACCCCACCATCGCGGACCAGGACGGCGTGACGGCGCTGCAGCACGCCGAAAAGCGCCGGTTCGACGAGATTGCGACGCTGCTGCGAGGCGCCCGCTGA
- the mobF gene encoding MobF family relaxase, giving the protein MWSGMGTCMPGRCASVTVSMRVMSAGRGYDYLLKSVVRGDRDMDGSTALTSYYTEEGTPPGRWLGSGLHALGSGEVTQGDEVTPQQLALLLGSGRDPVTGDPLGRAFPKYDGVKARVAARMAKLPPDLSVEQRREVTAEIAREEVAVGTRRAVAGYDFTFSVPKSVSVLWGVADAGTQALILEAHHQAMGEVLAFLEREVATTRRGVDAGDGAVAQADVVGVVATAYDHWDSRVGDPQLHTHVVISNKVKTVGDGRWRSLDGRPLHAAVVALSAHYNAVLADQITRAFGIEWEQRHRGKNHNPAWELECVPESLIGEFSSRSRRIDEETDRLIAEYVARHGQRPSATRIIELRAKATLETRPEKVIRSLYDLTGQWRERAQTILGVNPVEWARDATARPVARPTLRADDIPLHVIAEVGVSVVGAVSEKRSTWRHWNLWAEASRQTMRWRFATVEDREAVIGMVVDVAKQESLRLTPPELAPSPEVFRRKDGTTVFRPRHCMVFTSVELLAAEDRLLARSEDRAAPAVGREVVERVARKEHLLSAEQVETLAQIAVSGRQVDLLVGPAGAGKTTAMHALKTAWTTVHGPGSVVGLAPSAVAAQVLAEDLGIGCENTAKWLHDHDRGLTRFQPGQLVIIDEATLAGTLALDRIAALAATAGAKVLLVGDWAQLQSVEAGGAFTLLASARPDTPELTEVHRFTHEWEKTASLDLRAGRTDVISTYVRHDRVREGSTEEMMDAAYAAWRDDVRSGRASILVAEATETVQRLNTRARADRIASGDPTGSIEVHLVDGTHASVGDLVVTRRNDRRLHTMYGGRCGGWVRNGDRWRVTHVHNDGSMAVFRLGSSNTASSTGSVTLPAAYVAEHVDLGYAVTAHRAQGITVDTAHVVVSSATTRENFYVSMTRGSEANTAYVALDHPDDVHAPQEPDDVTACTVLYGVLKHSGAESSAHQTITEEQEHWSSIAQLAAEYETIAAVAQRDRWITLIGECGLTDGQLDTVLESESFGPLTAELRRAEANRHDVDRLLPALVARRSLEDADDVGAVLISRLQKAALPKRGKRRAEPRHIVGLIPVADGPMSPQMRAALTERQTLMESRAAALAANAIEAEEPWLERLGIPPATDAARSHWANQVSTTAAYRDRYRVDGRSALGESRTAAQKRDAAQVRQAIRRARAIVQQEDTAPRSDRSRSVHLPERIIG; this is encoded by the coding sequence ATGTGGAGCGGCATGGGCACCTGCATGCCAGGGAGGTGTGCGTCGGTGACCGTCTCGATGCGGGTGATGTCGGCGGGCAGGGGGTACGACTACCTGCTCAAGAGCGTGGTTCGCGGGGATCGCGACATGGACGGGTCGACCGCACTCACGAGCTACTACACCGAGGAGGGCACGCCACCCGGCCGCTGGCTCGGCTCCGGGCTCCACGCCCTCGGCAGCGGCGAGGTCACGCAAGGGGACGAGGTGACGCCCCAGCAGCTGGCACTGCTGCTCGGCTCAGGTCGGGATCCGGTGACTGGCGATCCGCTGGGGCGGGCGTTTCCGAAGTACGACGGGGTGAAGGCCCGGGTAGCGGCTCGGATGGCCAAGCTGCCTCCCGACCTGAGTGTCGAGCAGCGGCGCGAGGTCACGGCTGAGATCGCGCGCGAGGAGGTGGCGGTCGGCACCCGTCGTGCTGTTGCGGGCTACGACTTCACCTTCAGCGTCCCGAAGTCGGTCTCGGTGCTGTGGGGTGTCGCCGATGCGGGCACTCAGGCCCTCATCCTCGAGGCCCACCACCAAGCGATGGGCGAGGTGCTCGCGTTCCTGGAACGCGAGGTCGCCACGACCCGGCGGGGAGTGGATGCCGGCGACGGTGCGGTGGCGCAGGCGGACGTCGTCGGCGTCGTTGCGACGGCGTACGACCATTGGGACTCGCGTGTGGGGGACCCGCAGCTTCACACGCACGTCGTGATCTCGAACAAGGTCAAGACTGTGGGGGACGGGCGGTGGCGCAGTCTGGACGGGCGCCCGCTCCATGCGGCTGTCGTCGCGTTGTCGGCTCACTACAACGCCGTGCTCGCCGACCAGATCACCCGGGCCTTCGGGATCGAGTGGGAACAGCGCCATAGGGGCAAGAACCACAACCCGGCCTGGGAGCTGGAGTGTGTACCGGAGTCGCTCATCGGTGAGTTCTCCTCCCGCTCGCGAAGGATCGATGAGGAGACCGACCGCCTGATCGCCGAGTACGTGGCCCGGCACGGGCAGCGCCCGTCCGCGACACGGATCATCGAGCTGCGCGCGAAGGCGACCCTTGAGACGCGCCCCGAGAAGGTGATCCGCTCGCTGTACGACCTCACGGGCCAGTGGCGGGAACGGGCGCAGACGATCCTCGGAGTGAACCCAGTGGAGTGGGCCCGCGATGCCACCGCCCGTCCCGTCGCCCGTCCCACCCTTCGGGCCGACGACATCCCGCTCCACGTCATAGCCGAAGTCGGTGTCTCGGTGGTGGGTGCCGTCAGCGAGAAGCGGTCGACCTGGCGGCACTGGAACCTCTGGGCCGAGGCGTCGCGGCAAACGATGAGGTGGCGCTTCGCCACGGTCGAGGACCGCGAAGCCGTCATCGGCATGGTCGTCGACGTCGCGAAGCAGGAGTCGCTCAGGCTGACGCCGCCCGAGCTGGCGCCCAGTCCCGAGGTCTTCCGACGCAAGGACGGGACCACCGTGTTCCGGCCGCGGCACTGCATGGTGTTCACTTCGGTGGAGCTGCTCGCGGCCGAGGACCGGCTGTTGGCTCGTTCCGAGGACCGCGCCGCTCCGGCAGTCGGCCGGGAGGTCGTCGAGCGGGTGGCCCGCAAGGAACACCTGTTGAGTGCCGAGCAGGTCGAGACGCTGGCTCAGATCGCGGTGTCCGGCCGGCAGGTCGACCTCCTCGTCGGACCCGCCGGTGCCGGCAAGACGACCGCTATGCATGCGCTGAAGACTGCCTGGACGACCGTGCACGGGCCAGGCAGTGTTGTCGGCCTCGCCCCGAGTGCCGTTGCGGCGCAGGTGCTGGCCGAGGACCTCGGGATCGGGTGCGAGAACACCGCCAAGTGGCTCCACGACCACGACCGTGGGCTGACGAGGTTCCAGCCGGGACAGCTCGTGATCATCGACGAAGCGACGCTGGCCGGGACCTTAGCTCTCGACCGGATCGCCGCCCTCGCGGCCACAGCGGGGGCGAAGGTGCTGCTGGTTGGTGACTGGGCGCAGCTGCAGTCCGTCGAGGCAGGAGGGGCGTTCACCCTCCTCGCCTCCGCCCGCCCCGACACCCCCGAGCTCACAGAGGTCCACCGCTTCACCCACGAGTGGGAGAAGACCGCGTCACTCGACCTGCGCGCCGGACGCACCGACGTCATTAGCACCTACGTCCGCCACGATCGAGTCCGTGAGGGTTCTACCGAGGAGATGATGGACGCCGCCTACGCCGCGTGGCGCGACGACGTCCGATCCGGCCGAGCCTCGATCCTGGTGGCCGAGGCGACCGAGACAGTTCAGCGCCTCAACACACGAGCACGCGCCGACCGCATCGCCAGTGGCGATCCAACAGGGAGCATCGAGGTGCACCTGGTCGACGGCACCCACGCATCCGTTGGGGATCTTGTCGTCACCCGCCGCAACGACCGCCGCCTGCACACCATGTACGGCGGACGGTGCGGGGGGTGGGTCCGCAACGGCGACCGCTGGCGAGTCACCCACGTGCACAACGACGGTTCGATGGCCGTATTCAGGCTCGGTTCCAGCAACACAGCCTCGAGCACTGGCTCCGTGACGTTGCCGGCGGCCTACGTCGCGGAGCATGTCGACCTCGGGTACGCCGTGACGGCCCACCGCGCCCAGGGCATCACCGTGGACACGGCGCATGTCGTCGTGTCCAGCGCGACCACTCGCGAGAACTTCTATGTATCCATGACGCGGGGGAGCGAGGCCAACACCGCGTACGTCGCCCTCGACCACCCGGATGATGTGCACGCCCCGCAGGAGCCTGACGACGTCACCGCATGCACCGTGTTGTACGGCGTGCTGAAACACTCCGGAGCCGAATCGTCCGCCCACCAGACCATCACGGAGGAGCAGGAGCACTGGTCATCCATCGCGCAGCTCGCGGCGGAATACGAGACCATCGCAGCCGTTGCGCAACGCGACCGCTGGATCACCCTGATCGGGGAATGCGGGTTGACCGATGGGCAGCTCGACACGGTGCTCGAGTCCGAGTCATTCGGTCCGCTCACTGCTGAGCTACGCCGTGCCGAGGCGAATCGTCACGACGTCGACCGGCTTCTGCCGGCGCTCGTCGCACGGCGATCGCTCGAAGATGCTGACGATGTGGGAGCCGTGCTCATCAGCCGACTCCAAAAGGCAGCGCTGCCCAAACGCGGGAAGCGCCGCGCTGAGCCCAGACACATCGTCGGGTTGATCCCCGTAGCGGACGGTCCGATGAGCCCCCAGATGAGGGCCGCCCTCACTGAGCGACAGACGTTGATGGAGTCGCGGGCGGCGGCCTTGGCCGCCAACGCGATCGAGGCCGAGGAGCCATGGCTTGAACGCCTGGGGATCCCCCCTGCAACGGACGCAGCCCGCAGCCACTGGGCCAACCAGGTCAGCACGACCGCCGCCTACCGCGACCGATACCGAGTGGACGGCCGAAGCGCTCTCGGTGAGTCGCGAACCGCGGCGCAGAAGCGCGACGCTGCGCAGGTCCGACAGGCGATCCGTCGGGCTCGCGCCATCGTCCAGCAGGAGGACACTGCACCCCGCAGTGACCGGAGCCGCAGCGTGCACCTGCCGGAACGGATCATCGGCTGA
- a CDS encoding bacteriophage T4 gp5 trimerisation domain-containing protein: MDGRNVAAVRGGAGAGIEAATGIRREATARVGGQTSTRVRREATARVGGQTSTRVRREATARVGGQAATRVRREATARVGGRSTAGSGVQAAARPGVEAPARACISVAWPGVAGHERSPIGV; the protein is encoded by the coding sequence GTGGATGGGCGGAATGTTGCTGCGGTACGGGGTGGTGCAGGCGCCGGTATAGAGGCCGCCACCGGCATACGTCGAGAGGCCACCGCCCGTGTAGGTGGACAGACCTCCACCCGTGTACGTCGAGAGGCCACCGCCCGTGTAGGTGGACAGACCTCCACCCGTGTACGTCGAGAGGCCACCGCCCGTGTAGGTGGACAAGCCGCCACCCGTGTACGTCGAGAGGCCACCGCCCGTGTAGGTGGACGCTCCACCGCTGGTTCCGGTGTACAAGCCGCCGCCCGGCCCGGTGTGGAGGCCCCCGCCAGGGCCTGTATATCGGTCGCGTGGCCAGGTGTTGCGGGTCATGAGAGGTCCCCCATCGGTGTTTGA
- a CDS encoding AAA family ATPase, which produces MRCIRIDFEGYKRLADTGCNVDGDILAFVGLNEAGKSSLLEGLVWLTADANNPLPVGRMNRSHPVGDDERMVWAKYRLEPEDQAQIADLDFEKLPTHFILERRQDGTPAYGFTPWPKRNPKPFNVARTRLAATRKRLHDEFTSDVDPEDEEIVYDHWADLVDRALGAPDDEWTNTTARAIAHLADWLDQPPTTGRSTKPRDAKAAELLRTAAEIAAEEHPRDTGRTRLRKRVPKFVLFKEADRELSTVHPINDEAARNSLQPALANLLRVANLDVNRLWDYVSIGDGSNQESYVEEANENLEEFYSQAWNQAKVAVRLKVDGQRLEVRLKELGHKGSVTDIEERSDGLRTFIALSAFLAAQHLSVPPILLIDEAETHLHYDAQADLVGVLLKNINATQVFYTTHSPGCLPSDLGTSIRLLSKNRSQNDASTLKADFWTNEEPGFAPLLYAMGASAAAFSVCRRAVLSEGPADMVLLPTLIRMATDKKDLDYQIAPGLSNAHAYGMHMEEIAAKVVYLTDGDDGGIKHRKALIAAGVRAERVFKLPTGLATEDLIHRQQYVDVVNAMLASTKKVTVNDLDDGQPIAKSLQDWGRREAVRVPGHVAVAYAILREGDDIKLTAKAKRALVKLDADINAAFVARPR; this is translated from the coding sequence ATGCGCTGCATCCGCATCGATTTCGAGGGCTACAAGCGACTGGCCGACACCGGCTGCAACGTCGACGGGGACATCCTCGCGTTCGTTGGCCTCAACGAGGCCGGGAAATCGAGCCTTCTCGAGGGGCTGGTATGGCTGACCGCTGACGCCAACAACCCCCTGCCCGTCGGGCGAATGAACCGCAGTCATCCCGTCGGTGATGACGAGCGCATGGTCTGGGCCAAGTACAGACTCGAGCCCGAGGACCAAGCGCAGATTGCCGACCTCGACTTCGAGAAGTTGCCCACACACTTCATCCTCGAACGACGTCAAGACGGTACCCCTGCCTACGGCTTCACCCCGTGGCCCAAGCGCAACCCCAAGCCCTTCAACGTCGCCCGAACCAGACTCGCGGCCACCCGCAAGAGGTTGCACGACGAGTTCACCTCTGATGTGGATCCCGAGGACGAGGAGATCGTCTACGACCATTGGGCCGACCTCGTCGACAGGGCACTCGGTGCGCCAGACGACGAGTGGACCAACACCACCGCCCGGGCGATCGCACACCTCGCAGACTGGCTCGACCAGCCGCCCACCACGGGGCGTAGCACCAAACCCCGCGACGCCAAGGCCGCCGAGCTCTTGCGGACCGCGGCGGAGATCGCGGCCGAGGAGCATCCGCGCGACACTGGACGAACTAGGCTGCGCAAGCGCGTCCCGAAGTTCGTCCTCTTCAAGGAAGCTGACAGGGAACTCTCCACGGTCCATCCGATCAACGACGAAGCAGCACGTAACAGTCTTCAACCCGCTCTCGCGAACCTTCTTCGGGTCGCGAACCTCGACGTCAATCGTCTGTGGGACTACGTCAGCATCGGCGACGGCAGCAACCAGGAAAGTTATGTCGAGGAAGCCAACGAGAACCTCGAAGAGTTCTATAGCCAAGCCTGGAATCAAGCGAAGGTGGCTGTTCGTCTCAAGGTCGATGGACAACGCCTCGAAGTGCGTCTCAAAGAACTGGGGCACAAGGGATCGGTCACCGACATCGAGGAACGCAGCGACGGACTGCGCACCTTCATCGCCTTGTCGGCGTTCCTCGCTGCCCAGCACCTCTCGGTACCGCCGATCCTGCTGATCGACGAAGCCGAGACGCACTTGCATTACGACGCGCAGGCCGATCTCGTGGGCGTGCTTCTCAAGAACATCAACGCCACCCAGGTCTTCTACACGACTCATTCGCCCGGATGCCTACCAAGTGATCTCGGTACCAGCATCCGGCTCCTTTCGAAGAACCGAAGTCAGAACGACGCCAGCACCCTCAAGGCCGACTTCTGGACCAACGAGGAACCTGGATTCGCGCCGCTGCTCTACGCCATGGGTGCCTCCGCTGCGGCGTTCTCCGTCTGTCGTCGTGCCGTGCTGTCCGAGGGCCCCGCCGACATGGTGCTTCTGCCCACCCTCATCCGGATGGCCACGGACAAGAAGGATCTCGATTACCAAATCGCTCCCGGCCTCTCCAACGCCCACGCGTACGGCATGCACATGGAGGAGATCGCAGCCAAGGTCGTGTACCTCACCGACGGCGACGACGGCGGCATCAAGCACCGCAAGGCACTGATTGCCGCGGGCGTCCGCGCCGAACGCGTGTTCAAACTACCGACGGGCCTTGCGACCGAGGATCTGATTCACCGCCAGCAGTACGTCGATGTCGTCAACGCCATGCTGGCGTCCACCAAGAAGGTCACCGTAAACGACCTCGACGACGGTCAACCGATCGCGAAGTCCCTCCAAGATTGGGGCCGGCGCGAAGCCGTCAGGGTTCCCGGCCACGTCGCGGTTGCCTACGCGATCTTGAGAGAAGGGGACGACATCAAGCTCACCGCGAAAGCCAAGCGAGCCCTCGTCAAACTCGACGCCGACATCAACGCCGCCTTCGTCGCGCGACCGCGCTAG